One window from the genome of Nicotiana tomentosiformis chromosome 5, ASM39032v3, whole genome shotgun sequence encodes:
- the LOC138892113 gene encoding uncharacterized protein: MLNRDRYQPYNGDRRSNGSGRNPVQSEMRSDRGQISRGLMSKNGFDRPIRSKELPHLLEYNFNVDATAIVSTIGRIKDTKWPRPLQTDPAQRDSNQMCKYHGTHGHRTEDYRQLREEVSRLFNNRHLREFLSDRAKNNFRNRDSNKQNEQEEPQHVIHMIIRGVDVPQGSMLKRTKVSIMREKRTRDYIPEGTLSFNNEDAEGIMQPLNDALVLKFPTLKEIKTIYVEHLMVKEMFFIDEVIPISTLSSIEESDSKAKQEAK, from the exons ATGTTGAACAGAGATCGGTACCAGCCATACAATGGAGATCGTAGGAGCAATGGATCTGGACGAAATCCTGTACAAAGTGAaatgagaagtgatcgaggccaaatctctcgagggctcatgagcaagaaTGGCTTTGATAGGCCTATCAGATCTAAAGAATTACCACACTTAttagaatacaactttaatgttgaTGCAACCGCCATCGTATCgactatcggacgcatcaaagataccaaatggccccGACCTTTACAAACTGATCCAGCCCAAAGAGATTCCaaccaaatgtgcaaatatcatggcacccatggccacagaacggaagattatcgacaattgagagaagaagtttcccggttattcaacaacaggcaccttcgggagtttctaagtgaccgagccaagaataaTTTCAGAAACAGGGATTCCAATAAacaaaatgagcaagaagaacctcaacatgtcattcatatgatcatcagaggggtcgatgttccccaaggttcgatgttaaagcgcaccaaagtatcaatCATGAGGGAgaaacggactcgagattacataccagaAGGAACTCTATCTTTCAACAACGAGgatgcagaaggaatcatgcaaccccttaatgatgcactg gtgttaaaattcccaacactaaAGGAGATTAAAACGATCTACGTGGAGCATCTCATGGTGAAGGAAATGTTTTTCATCGATGAAGTAATTCCAATATCAACACTCTCATCGATAGAGGAGTCAGATTCGAAAGCAAAACAggaagccaaatag